Within the Camelus dromedarius isolate mCamDro1 chromosome 9, mCamDro1.pat, whole genome shotgun sequence genome, the region TGATGTGGTCCAACTTCTTCATGCAAGAGGAGGaccggcggcgggcggcggcgggccgGCGGCGGGCTCGCGGCCTGCAGAGGTCCCAGATGACCCCGGAGCGCGAGGGCAAGATCAAGCTGGTGCTGCTGCTGACCTCCGTGGGCGCCACGCTGGCCGTGCTGGCCGTGGGCACCGAGTTCTGGGTGGAGCTCAACACCTACAGGGACAACGGCAGCGCCGTCTGTGACGCCGCCCACCTGGGGCTGTGGAAGCTGTGCACCAAGCGACTGTGGCAGGCGGACGTGCCCGCTGGCAGAGACACCTGCGGCCCCGCAGGGCTGCCCGGAGGTGAGAGGCTGCACCCCCGCCCAGGGCTGGTACCCCGCAGACAGCAGGGGGGCCCGTGTCTGGCAACACCGTGCCCCGGAGAGAGCCTGAACCCCAAGGAGAGAGAGACTGCACCCTCAGAGTGAGCCGTACCCACATCACCCTGTGCTCCCGGGACGACCTTTGCCCCGGACACaaatggggcagagagagagTCTGTACCCCCAGACTAGCCTGTGCCCCGAGACCAGGCTGCACACTTAGACCAGCAGGTACCCCCAGACCAGCATGTGCCCCCAGACCATCCTATGATGTCCAAAGCTCCTATACTTCCAGCACAGGCTGTGATCCCAGACATTTCTATGTCCCCAGACCAGCCTGTGTGTCCCTGGAGAAACCTTGTGCCCAGAGACCCAGCCTGCGACATCAGACGCAGCTGGTGCCCTCAGACAGCCCGCACCCCCTGCGCCCTTAGAGGAAGAGTCTGGGTTCCTGGTGTCAGCTTGCTCCTCTCACACTGGAGACAGCCTGCACGTCCAGCCCGGGGGCCCTGGGGAGACAGCCCGCCTTGACCCCCACCCCAAAGTAGAATCTCTGCCACTCCCCTCCTCCTGATCCCACCAAGCAGAGCTCTCACCAAACACCTCCCAACATCCCCGGGCAGACCTTGTGCTTACAGGAAATGGCCATTTCCTATTCGCTTCACCTCAAATTCCCAGACTAGACATGCCAGCCCTTCTCATCTTCTCATACAGGCACCCCCACACCCCTCACTTTCCCACAGGGTGGCTCTCACCCCTACGCATGCCGGAGGGCTATCCCGTGTCTCTCGCTCTCCCTGGCAGGGCGTGCCATGCCCCAGACTGACACCAGTGGGACATCCTATACCCCTTGGGAGTGGGAACAGGATCTCACTCCACCTCTACTGACCCAAGGAAACTCTCTAACACCCCCGCAGGGCTCGTTCAGGATGCCGTGTGCTCAGACTCCCCTACAGCATCTCCAAACTTCACTCTCCAAGTGATGTCCTATAATCTCAGTATCCCTCAGGGAAGGTCTCTCACCCCTCTGGTGTCCAGATGGGATTTCCCGCCTCCTTCCCTTGTCCAGATGTGGTCCCAAAAGAGGATGGTCTGGGCCCTCGATAGCAAGGCGGGGCGCCAGGCACCCTTGTTATGTGAGGCAGCCACCCACTCAGTCTGCAGATGGGTTAGTTCACACACCTCAGAGCCTCAAGCAGGAAGCTCCCGAGGTTTAGAGAAATGGGGTGCTCTGGTAATAAAGAATATTAGATGTTTACATAGTGGGCGACTCTGTTCTAAGTACTTCACCTGCATCAACGCATCAATCCTCATAGCAACCCTGTGAGTAGTTACTATCGTCCCCAAAACGAGGAGCAAGAGATGTTGAGCGGCTCAGTCTCTGCGCCCCGGCTAGTCATACGGGGTTTGAACCCTGGTCTTCTCTCTTCTTAACAACTACGCTATATTGCAtctcactccataaatatgttcCAGGGGTCCTCGCTGCACTGGAATGGCCCCACCCCTCCTAACTGCACAATGTGGGGTCCCTCACATCCCTTGTTGTCTCTCTATTGGTCAGAAAAGGATTCAGTCTCCTTATAGGACCATCACCATCATCCCACAATGCCGTCCCTTCACAGGACATCTCACAAATTTCAGTATCTCAGAAATAACCTGCACATCCCACTGCACATCAAAAAACATCCCAAAGGACTACAAGAGGGGTGACCCATATCCTACTCTTTTCAACCTCTGCAATCAGAGACAAGGTGTCCTAAATCATTAGTAGCCAAAATGGGATGCCAGACACCCCCAACTCCCTCAGAAAGATGTACCACACCTTCTTACTCTCTCTCTGGGACTTCCCATTTCCCTCGAGGATGAAGACCGTGTCTCCCCCAGCTGGCTGCTACAGAGAGCATCCTCACCCTTTGCTCTGCTGCATGAAGCATCCTTTACTTCTTGCTGCTGCAGGATCAGGACTCAGACTTCCCACTGCTCGTGCCGGGGCATCTcacccccttctccttccctcagaGTACCAGGTGGAGTGTCCCACACCACCGCACCTGACTCGAGTTTATCTCTTGTCCCTCTGCATCCCCTTTCAATTTGGAAAGTTCCTTTGCACTTCCCCAGACCACCTGAcctttctcctatttcttttaCCCCTCTTAATCTCAACCTGTTTCCTCTCTTttcatgcctcagttttcccacctgaaAAGTGTGAAAGTTGGACTAGATGAATTCTGTGGGAACTGCTGGCTTCAAAATGCAATTTAGAAAgtgcgtttttttttttcttttagcttagGGTTTCTTGAGCCTCAAGTACACAAAGTTGGATGAATCATACTCTTCAGTTTGTGTCACAAAATCATTACCAGCCTTTGCAAGATCCTTCTTGTGCTTTATTTTacaatcttattcttttttttcattcctccCTAACTCATCTCTATAATGTGTTTGATATGCATCCatggatatattttttaacttggaaatatgtagtgttattttatatatatgtattttaatttacataaatgacATCatgctatagtttttttttttttatttttaaatttttgctccAGGCTGTATGTTTCTCAGCTTTCTCCATGCTTCTTTCCAGTATCCTAGTTTGTGGCTGCTCTATGCTGCAGGGACTTGCATGGGATGCGCCTAACTCATTCACTTGCCGGTTCCCAGAGAAACGGACAGCCAGGTTGATTCCAACTCCTTGTTAATTATAGTCAGTACTGCAATGAACAAGCACATATGTATCCCCGCATATGGATGGGGAGacgtatacccagaagtgaaatgaTTGGGTTATCACCTATATACATACTTCATTTCATAAAGTATGTCAGAGTGCTTTCCAGAAAGACTAGTACCAGTTCGCACTCCCAGCTGTTTCCTCTTATCCTTCCTATGTTTGGTCGTATCCTTTTAGTATTTGCCAATCTAATTGCCTTGAAGTGGCATCTCCCTGCTGATTTAAGTTGCATTTCTGTGATCCCTGGTGAgactgagcatctcttcatgtactTGTGAGTAATCCAGGCTTCCTCTTCTATGAATTGActattcatatcctttgcccatttttttttttccaattgggTTATCTCTCTTTTCTTGCTGATCTGCAGGAGTTTTTTGTGTATCCTGGACAGAAATCCTTTCTGAGATAAGTAAGACTCTCTCCTCAGTCTGCTAGCCTTCTGCTGCCTGGATCTTGGCATACTTTGGTGAAGAAAGCGATTATCCATTTCTAACTCCACCTGACCCTCAACATACCCTTATGACAGAGCCAGAAACGAGACtattatcttattttatagaggaagaatcagaagctcagagaggtcagtaGCCCACTCAAGGCCACAGATCTGGACCTCCCAGCTCTGGACTGGAATCCCAGCTCCTGGACAGCTGTGTGATACAGGTGGTTTTACTTCTCTGAGcatcatttctcttctctgtatATCAGGGCTGCTAATGTCATATTTCTAGGTTATCGTGAGCTATGTTAGATGTCCAGCCCTGGGCTTACACTAGGGACCTCCACGTCAttacctctctttttctctctcctgctcctaCAGAAGCAAACTgcacttattttaaattcttcaccACGGGAGAGAATGCACACGTCTTCCAGAGAACCACAAAGAAAGGTAAGAACTTTTCTCTCGGTGGAGGGGATATGCTGACTACACCAGAGaggttctttttccttccttccttccttccttccttccttccttccttccttccttccttccttcctttcttcctttcttccttccttccttccttccctgcctcctttccttcctttctttctttctttctttttttctttctttctttttctttctttctttctctctttctttctttctttccttctttcttcctttctttctttctttccaattgaaggatagtcgatttacaatattgtgttagttttgggtgtacagcaaagttctccagttatttttttcagattatttccattataggttattataaggtattgaatataattccctgtgttgtacagtaggtcctcgtcgcttatctattttatgtacagcaGTTTGTATCTGTTGGTCCCAGAGGAGTTCTTAATAGCCTTGTCTCCTTTTTCGCTTTGCCCCAGGATGGGCTTAGCTCCTAAATCCTGAGAGATCTCATCTTTGGGGAGAGGTAGTTCTCCAGAGCCCTGTGTCCAATGTTCCtgcctcagctctgcctttgccaTGTTGTGTGTTAGTCTGGGCAAGTCACAGCCCCTCTCTGTGGAGAGTATGTTAACATATCACAAATGTACATGACCACGGGCTGCGCACAGTGCTGGGTGTTTCATTTATGAAAGCTCCAGTCCTTGCCATGACCCTGCAGGGCAGGGACTTTATCTTAAGctttcagatgaaaaaacagaAGTCCATAAGTGGTTTAATTTATTTtcccaggaagtggcagaggcaggggcaggatTCAAACCTGAATAATTCTGACTCTTAAAGAAGTGAAATCCTATAGAATCTTCCATAAAGGTGGAAGTGTTCCATATTTGCACTGACCAGGATGGTAGCCATTGGCTGGATGTGGCAGTTTCTCACTGAGGacctgagtttttaattttgtgcaATTTAagtccatttaaaattaaaagaccatctgtggctagtggctaccataccgGACAATGAAACTTTTAAGACTGCACCCTTTCTACTCTAACCACAGTCTCACCATCACCCCAGTACCTCAGTGTCCCCACCAGTAAAGAAATGATGGTCAGTATGTCAATATCCCCAGGAATTGTGGTCTTTGTAAGGATTTAATGAGATGATGCAGCTAAAGCATTTAATGAGTTGtggagcctggcacatagcaggtccTCAATAAACAATGGTTCCTTGCCCTCTCCATCCCCTTCATCTCTTGTCTTGGTGCCGAGTGAGCATGGGCAAGTCCCTGTGCTCCTCTGGGACAGTGACGTAATCACAGGGCACACCTGTGGGGCAATTGCCTGTTGCCACGTGCTGTGCTGGGCACCTGACATGTGTGACTTCTAATCCTCACAATGGCCCAATCAAATAGGGATTTGTATCCTGACTTtctagaggaagaaactgaggctcacagaggttcaGTGCCTTTACCAGAACATTTCATTTAGGAAGTATCTGAGGAAAATTCCAACTTGCATCATTCCACTGTAACATATCACCTTCTTTGCTGTCTCCCCCACACccactgcctcagtttcctcatgtgtaaacaAGTGGTGACCAGATCATAAGTAACAACTGGTAGTTCCCATCTCTTTCTAAGTCTGCTTCTGTCCATTTGCCCTGTGACCTTAGGACAGTAACTGAccctctctgagtcttagtttttTTCCAACAGTGTAAGTAAAATATTGGACTAGATGATCTTCCACTTGAAAATTCTTCTCCAGTCCTGAATCTTCCATCTCCCTGGCTCTGGTTCCCCATACAGGAGTCCTCCCCACTCCCTATGTCGTGTGCTCActacttcccctcctccccctcctcttcacaGAGGTGAACGTGGCAGCTGCGGTGATAGCAGTGCTAGGCCTGGCAGTCATGGCCCTGGGGTGCCTCTGTGTCATCATGGTGCTCAGCAAAGGTGCAGAGTTCCTGCTCCGGGTCGGAGCTGTCTGCTTTGGCCTCTCAGGTGAGGGTTGAGATCCTGGAGACTGAGGGCAGTGCATGCTGGGAGGTCGGGGCTCCAAGCACTGTTGCATGCTGGGAGGTTGAGGGAGGTCTCCAAGCACCGTTGCATGCTGGGAGGTTGAGTCTCCAAGCACCGTTGTGTTCTGGGAACTGGAGGACATTTGAGGGTTATTGAAGTCTCAAAGATGAGTGTTCTAATTCATGTTGTTGACTGGGAACTGGGGGAGGGAAATCTCCAAACACTTTTTTAGATTTGAGCCTGAGGTTCCCCAAGCACTGTTGCATGCTGGGAGGTTGAGGGAGATCTCCAAACACCATTGCATGCCGGGAGGTCGGGGCTCCAAGCACTGTTGCATACTAGGAAGTTGAGGAAGATCTCCAAGCACTGTTGCATGCTGGAAAGACAAGGACTCTAGAAGGCGGAAATATGACACAGTTCCAAGCCCCGTTGTTGGCTGGGAATTAAAGAGTCTCCAAACACTCATTTAGATTTGGACCTGGGGTCTGCAAGAACTGTTGCATTTTTGGAGTTGAGGGTCCAAAAAAATTCTGCATCTTGTGACATGTAGCCCTCATTGGATCAAATGTTTTCTAAGTTGGATAGAAAGGTCGTTATTTATATaatcctcatttatttattctttgtgtACCTACTgggcacctactatgttccaggcactgagctaagGATTGGAGATATAAGGTTAATAAGATAGACAATGTGTCTGCCTTCATAAAGCCTAGGTTCTAGCAGAGATAGACAGTAACCAACAATTATACATATAATAATTCAGCTATAATTGTGAGGAGAGTTATGATAAAACATATAAAGGTGGTGGGCATGTTAGAGAAACTTCCTGAGAAAGTGGTATTTAAGCTGATAATTGAAGGAGGAACAGGAATTACCCAAATTATGATGTTAAGAGTAGCAGTGGCAATGTTTGTGACATTTGTTGTGGCAGCAGTGAtgggggtggtgatggtggtggttgtgATGGCGGTTGTGATGCTGGTGATATGGAAATAGTGGTGGTAGAATAAAGTGTATGAAGCCTATAAAAGACTTGGCAAGTTCAAGGAACAAAATGAAGATCAGAGCGTAAAGCAGGGCAAAGCTTGCACAAATGTACACGGTAGCCTTAATTAACAAATGAAGCAGAGGTTTGGTGCAAGATGAGGCCAAGAAGACATGATGAGTGTTTAAGAGCACAC harbors:
- the CACNG6 gene encoding voltage-dependent calcium channel gamma-6 subunit, which produces MMMWSNFFMQEEDRRRAAAGRRRARGLQRSQMTPEREGKIKLVLLLTSVGATLAVLAVGTEFWVELNTYRDNGSAVCDAAHLGLWKLCTKRLWQADVPAGRDTCGPAGLPGEANCTYFKFFTTGENAHVFQRTTKKEVNVAAAVIAVLGLAVMALGCLCVIMVLSKGAEFLLRVGAVCFGLSGLLLLVSLEVFRHSVQALLQRVSPEPPPAPALSYEYSWSLGCGVGAGLVLILGGGCFLLLTLPPWPWGSLCPKSGHRAT